A single region of the Kwoniella shivajii chromosome 10, complete sequence genome encodes:
- a CDS encoding 3-deoxy-7-phosphoheptulonate synthase: MHTPSRVSIRDAVEMLDDRRVKCVRPLIPPQILLEELPLSLRGAQTVVDGRTQVEAIIKGDDDRLLVVVGPCSVHDPEQAITYAKKLAEYAKESEDDLMIVMRVYFEKPRTTVGWKGLINDPDMNGTYQINRGLKLARKLLLDVTELGLPTAGEFLDVISPQYLADLSSWGAIGARTTESQVHRELASALSMSVGFKNGTDGSIDIAVDAIKAAGSGHTFLSVTKQGLSAIVETEGNNSTHVILRGSSKGPNYAAEHVQSAGEKLQKAGLPAKIMIDCSHGNSSKQHVKQIEVGHDISAQLASGSTSQMIMGVMIESNINEGKQSVPPEGPSGLKYGVSVTDACISLEQTIPLLDELRKGVQKRRENVHNKHLNGE; the protein is encoded by the exons ATGCACACTCCTTCCAGAGTATCAATACGAGAC GCAGTGGAAATGCTTGATGACAGACGAGTAAAATGTGTTAGACCTTTGATCCC TCCTCAAATTTTACTTGAAGA GCTTCCGCTCTCGTTACGGGGTGCTCAGACAGTAGTAGATGGTAGAACTCAAGTAGAAGCTAtcatcaaaggtgatgatgatcgacTTCTTGTCGTTGTCGG ACCATGCTCAGTACATGATCCCGAACAGGCTATCACTTACGCTAAGAAACTTGCTGAATACGCAAAAGAGTCAGAGGACGATttgatgatagtgatgagAGTATACTTTGAGAA ACCTAGAACAACAGTTGGATGGAAGGGATTGATCAATG ACCCTGATATGAACGGTACTTACCAAATCAACCGAGGACTCAAACTCGCTCGAAAATTGCTATTGGACGTAACAGAATTAGGATTACCCACAGCAGGAGAGTTCTTAG ATGTCATATCTCCTCAGTACCTTGCCGACCTCAGTTCATGGGGTGCTATTGGTGCTAGAACTACCGAATCTCAAGTACACAGAGAGTTAGCCAGTGCTTTGTCAATGAGTGTAGGATTCAAGAATGGTACT GACGGATCAATCGATATCGCCGTAGACGCTATTAAAGCAGCGGGATCAGGACATACTTTCTTATCAGTAACCAAGCAAGGTCTTTCAGCAATTGTAGAAACTGAAGGAAACAACTCTACTCACGTTATATTGAGAGGTTCTTCCAAAGGTCCTAACTACGCTGCTGAACACGTTCAATCCGCTGGGGAGAAATTGCAAAAAGCTGGATTACCAGCTAAgatcatg ATCGACTGTTCTCATGGCAATTCATCAAAACAACATGTCAAACAGATCGAAGTGGGTCACGACATT TCTGCTCAATTAGCTTCTGGATCAACATCGCAAATGATCATGGGAGTAATGATAGAATCCAACATTAACGAAGGTAAACAAAGTGTACCACCTGAAGGACCATCAGGATTGAAATACGGTGTATCAGTGACCGACGCCTGCATCTCCCTGGAACAAACTATTCCATTACTAGACGAGTTGAGAAAAGGTGTACAGAAACGTAGAGAGAATGTTCACAATAAACATCTCAATGGAGAGTAA
- a CDS encoding ADP-ribosylation factor 6, translating into MGGQLSKALGKLFGNKEMRILMLGLDAAGKTTILYKLKLNQSVTTIPTVGFNVETVTYKNVKFNVWDVGGQDKIRPLWRHYYTGTQGLIFVIDSGDRDRIDEARLELERILADREMRDCLLMVFANKQDLPGAMSPAEVTEKLGLHKMRDRSWYVHPSCATTGEGLFEGLQWLSQNVKGTKS; encoded by the exons ATGGGTGGTCAACTTAGTAAGGCGTTGG GCAAGCTATTCGGAAACAAGGAGATGCGTATATTGATGCTTGGTTTGGATGCTGCTGGAAAAACGA CTATTCTATACAAGCTTAAACTCAATCAATCTGTGACCACTATACCTACAGTCGGTTTCAACGTGGAAACAGTAACGTATAAGAATGTGAAATTCAATGTATGG GATGTTGGTGGTCAAGATAAGATTAGACCGTTATGGAGACATTATTATACCGGTACACAG GGTTTGATCTTCGTGATTGACTCGGGAGATAGAGATCGGATTGACGAAGCTAGATTAGAATTGGAACGTATTTTAGCAGACAGGGAGATGCGAGATTGTCTATTGATGGTTTTCGCTAATAAACAAGATTTACCGGGAG CTATGTCCCCTGCTGAAGTCACTGAGAAATTGGGTTTACACAAAATGAGAGATAGGAGTTGGTATGTCCATCCCAG TTGCGCAACGACCGGAGAAGGTCTTTTCGAGGGTCTTCAATGGTTATCACAAAATGTTAAAGGAACAAAATCATGA